One window of Acanthochromis polyacanthus isolate Apoly-LR-REF ecotype Palm Island chromosome 19, KAUST_Apoly_ChrSc, whole genome shotgun sequence genomic DNA carries:
- the LOC110965972 gene encoding thiosulfate sulfurtransferase-like isoform X1, protein MAAQTRALVSTKWLINAVRTNQVGPKLRVLDASVYLPYLKRDAKAEFAQRHIPGASFFDLDACSDRSSGLDLMFMLPDSTGFSRYVGELGVSNDTHVVVYDGSDFGSFSAPRVWWMFRLFGHSSVSVLDGGMRGWMADGGPLTAESSRPERTDFRATLNRSWVKTYEEILENIRTKRVQVVDSRAAGRFRGTEPEPRDELLQTSIMSVQTPALVSTQWLINAVKTNQVGPKLRILDATWFLPIMKRDAQAEFAQQHIPGASYFDIDACSDRSSGLDLMFMLPEPSSFSRYVSERGISNDTHVVVYDFDSFTAYRVWWMFRVFGHSSVSVLDGGMRGWMADGGPLTAESSRPERTDFRATLNRSWVKTYEEILENIRTKRVQVVDSRTEGQFKGTEPELRPGVLPGHFPGTINMSFISFLDDSGKLHGAERLSEMFQEAGVDLQKPLWVTCSYGITACLVALTAHLLGHPGVCIYDGSWSEFFAKASPEYIISEGEAKKD, encoded by the exons CAGGTCGGTCCGAAGCTGCGAGTTCTGGACGCTTCTGTTTACTTGCCGTACCTGAAGCGGGACGCCAAGGCGGAGTTTGCGCAGCGGCACATTCCCGGTGCGTCGTTCTTCGACCTCGACGCCTGCAGCGACCGGAGCTCCGGACTGGACCTGATGTTCATGTTACCGGATTCCACCGGCTTCTCCCGGTACGTCGGAGAGCTCGGAGTCAGCAACGACACGCACGTCGTCGTGTACGACGGCAGCGACTTCGGCTCGTTCAGCGCGCCCCGGGTGTGGTGGATGTTCCGGCTGTTCGGCCACAGCTCGGTGTCGGTTCTGGACGGAGGGATGCGGGGCTGGATGGCTGACGGCGGCCCGCTCACTGCAGAGTCCAGCCGGCCGGAGCGCACCGACTTCAGGGCGACTCTGAACCGGTCCTGGGTGAAGACCTACGAGGAGATTCTGGAGAACATCAGAACCAAGCGGGTCCAG GTGGTGGATTCACGAGCAGCGGGTCGGTTCAGAGGCACCGAACCGGAACCAAGAGACG AACTCCTGCAGACCTCCATCATGTCGGTTCAGACTCCAGCTCTGGTCTCCACTCAGTGGCTCATAAATGCAGTGAAAACCAACCAGGTCGGTCCGAAGCTGCGGATCCTGGACGCGACCTGGTTCCTGCCGATCATGAAGCGGGACGCCCAGGCGGAGTTTGCGCAGCAGCACATTCCCGGTGCGTCCTACTTCGACATCGACGCCTGCAGCGACCGGAGCTCCGGACTGGACCTGATGTTCATGTTACCGGAACCCAGCAGCTTCTCCCGGTACGTCTCAGAACGCGGAATCAGCAACGACACGCACGTCGTCGTGTACGACTTCGACTCTTTCACCGCGTACCGGGTGTGGTGGATGTTCCGGGTGTTCGGCCACAGCTCGGTGTCGGTTCTGGACGGAGGGATGCGGGGCTGGATGGCTGACGGCGGCCCGCTCACTGCAGAGTCCAGCCGGCCGGAGCGCACCGACTTCAGGGCGACTCTGAACCGGTCCTGGGTGAAGACCTACGAGGAGATTCTGGAGAACATCAGAACCAAGCGGGTCCAGGTGGTGGATTCACGAACGGAGGGTCAGTTCAAAGGCACCGAACCGGAACTGAGACCAG GCGTCCTACCTGGACATTTCCCTGGAACCATCAACATGTCGTTCATCAGTTTCCTGGATGACAGTGGGAAGCTGCATGGAGCTGAGCGTCTGTCTGAGATGTTCCAGGAGGCAGGTGTGGACCTCCAGAAGCCTCTCTGGGTTACCTGTTCTTATGGAATCACGGCCTGTCTGGTAGCTCTGACTGCTCACCTGCTGGGACACCCCGGGGTTTGTATCTACGACGGGTCCTGGAGCGAGTTTTTTGCGAAAGCGTCTCCAGAGTACATCATCTCTGAAGGAGAAGCCAAGAAGGACTGA
- the LOC110965972 gene encoding thiosulfate sulfurtransferase-like isoform X2 — MFRVFGHSSVSVLDGGMRGWMADGGPLTAESSRPEPTDFRATLNRSWVKTYEEILENIRTKRVQVVDSRAAGRFRGTEPEPRDELLQTSIMSVQTPALVSTQWLINAVKTNQVGPKLRILDATWFLPIMKRDAQAEFAQQHIPGASYFDIDACSDRSSGLDLMFMLPEPSSFSRYVSERGISNDTHVVVYDFDSFTAYRVWWMFRVFGHSSVSVLDGGMRGWMADGGPLTAESSRPERTDFRATLNRSWVKTYEEILENIRTKRVQVVDSRTEGQFKGTEPELRPGVLPGHFPGTINMSFISFLDDSGKLHGAERLSEMFQEAGVDLQKPLWVTCSYGITACLVALTAHLLGHPGVCIYDGSWSEFFAKASPEYIISEGEAKKD, encoded by the exons ATGTTCCGGGTGTTCGGCCACAGCTCGGTGTCGGTTCTGGACGGAGGGATGCGGGGCTGGATGGCTGACGGCGGCCCGCTCACTGCAGAGTCCAGCCGGCCGGAGCCCACCGACTTCAGGGCGACTCTGAACCGGTCCTGGGTGAAGACCTACGAGGAGATTCTGGAGAACATCAGAACCAAGCGGGTCCAGGTGGTGGATTCACGAGCAGCGGGTCGGTTCAGAGGCACCGAACCGGAACCAAGAGACG AACTCCTGCAGACCTCCATCATGTCGGTTCAGACTCCAGCTCTGGTCTCCACTCAGTGGCTCATAAATGCAGTGAAAACCAACCAGGTCGGTCCGAAGCTGCGGATCCTGGACGCGACCTGGTTCCTGCCGATCATGAAGCGGGACGCCCAGGCGGAGTTTGCGCAGCAGCACATTCCCGGTGCGTCCTACTTCGACATCGACGCCTGCAGCGACCGGAGCTCCGGACTGGACCTGATGTTCATGTTACCGGAACCCAGCAGCTTCTCCCGGTACGTCTCAGAACGCGGAATCAGCAACGACACGCACGTCGTCGTGTACGACTTCGACTCTTTCACCGCGTACCGGGTGTGGTGGATGTTCCGGGTGTTCGGCCACAGCTCGGTGTCGGTTCTGGACGGAGGGATGCGGGGCTGGATGGCTGACGGCGGCCCGCTCACTGCAGAGTCCAGCCGGCCGGAGCGCACCGACTTCAGGGCGACTCTGAACCGGTCCTGGGTGAAGACCTACGAGGAGATTCTGGAGAACATCAGAACCAAGCGGGTCCAGGTGGTGGATTCACGAACGGAGGGTCAGTTCAAAGGCACCGAACCGGAACTGAGACCAG GCGTCCTACCTGGACATTTCCCTGGAACCATCAACATGTCGTTCATCAGTTTCCTGGATGACAGTGGGAAGCTGCATGGAGCTGAGCGTCTGTCTGAGATGTTCCAGGAGGCAGGTGTGGACCTCCAGAAGCCTCTCTGGGTTACCTGTTCTTATGGAATCACGGCCTGTCTGGTAGCTCTGACTGCTCACCTGCTGGGACACCCCGGGGTTTGTATCTACGACGGGTCCTGGAGCGAGTTTTTTGCGAAAGCGTCTCCAGAGTACATCATCTCTGAAGGAGAAGCCAAGAAGGACTGA
- the LOC110965972 gene encoding thiosulfate sulfurtransferase-like isoform X4 → MSVQTPALVSTQWLINAVKTNQVGPKLRILDATWFLPIMKRDAQAEFAQQHIPGASYFDIDACSDRSSGLDLMFMLPEPSSFSRYVSERGISNDTHVVVYDFDSFTAYRVWWMFRVFGHSSVSVLDGGMRGWMADGGPLTAESSRPERTDFRATLNRSWVKTYEEILENIRTKRVQVVDSRTEGQFKGTEPELRPGVLPGHFPGTINMSFISFLDDSGKLHGAERLSEMFQEAGVDLQKPLWVTCSYGITACLVALTAHLLGHPGVCIYDGSWSEFFAKASPEYIISEGEAKKD, encoded by the exons ATGTCGGTTCAGACTCCAGCTCTGGTCTCCACTCAGTGGCTCATAAATGCAGTGAAAACCAACCAGGTCGGTCCGAAGCTGCGGATCCTGGACGCGACCTGGTTCCTGCCGATCATGAAGCGGGACGCCCAGGCGGAGTTTGCGCAGCAGCACATTCCCGGTGCGTCCTACTTCGACATCGACGCCTGCAGCGACCGGAGCTCCGGACTGGACCTGATGTTCATGTTACCGGAACCCAGCAGCTTCTCCCGGTACGTCTCAGAACGCGGAATCAGCAACGACACGCACGTCGTCGTGTACGACTTCGACTCTTTCACCGCGTACCGGGTGTGGTGGATGTTCCGGGTGTTCGGCCACAGCTCGGTGTCGGTTCTGGACGGAGGGATGCGGGGCTGGATGGCTGACGGCGGCCCGCTCACTGCAGAGTCCAGCCGGCCGGAGCGCACCGACTTCAGGGCGACTCTGAACCGGTCCTGGGTGAAGACCTACGAGGAGATTCTGGAGAACATCAGAACCAAGCGGGTCCAGGTGGTGGATTCACGAACGGAGGGTCAGTTCAAAGGCACCGAACCGGAACTGAGACCAG GCGTCCTACCTGGACATTTCCCTGGAACCATCAACATGTCGTTCATCAGTTTCCTGGATGACAGTGGGAAGCTGCATGGAGCTGAGCGTCTGTCTGAGATGTTCCAGGAGGCAGGTGTGGACCTCCAGAAGCCTCTCTGGGTTACCTGTTCTTATGGAATCACGGCCTGTCTGGTAGCTCTGACTGCTCACCTGCTGGGACACCCCGGGGTTTGTATCTACGACGGGTCCTGGAGCGAGTTTTTTGCGAAAGCGTCTCCAGAGTACATCATCTCTGAAGGAGAAGCCAAGAAGGACTGA
- the LOC110965972 gene encoding thiosulfate sulfurtransferase-like isoform X3 has product MAAQTRALVSTKWLINAVRTNQVGPKLRVLDASVYLPYLKRDAKAEFAQRHIPGASFFDLDACSDRSSGLDLMFMLPDSTGFSRYVGELGVSNDTHVVVYDGSDFGSFSAPRVWWMFRLFGHSSVSVLDGGMRGWMADGGPLTAESSRPERTDFRATLNRSWVKTYEEILENIRTKRVQVVDARVEGRFRGTEPEPRDDVLPGHFPGTINMPFTSFLDDSGKLHGAERLSEMFQEAGVDLQKPLWATCALGITACQVALAAHLLGHPGVCIYDGSWTEFFMKAPPEYIISEGEAKKV; this is encoded by the exons CAGGTCGGTCCGAAGCTGCGAGTTCTGGACGCTTCTGTTTACTTGCCGTACCTGAAGCGGGACGCCAAGGCGGAGTTTGCGCAGCGGCACATTCCCGGTGCGTCGTTCTTCGACCTCGACGCCTGCAGCGACCGGAGCTCCGGACTGGACCTGATGTTCATGTTACCGGATTCCACCGGCTTCTCCCGGTACGTCGGAGAGCTCGGAGTCAGCAACGACACGCACGTCGTCGTGTACGACGGCAGCGACTTCGGCTCGTTCAGCGCGCCCCGGGTGTGGTGGATGTTCCGGCTGTTCGGCCACAGCTCGGTGTCGGTTCTGGACGGAGGGATGCGGGGCTGGATGGCTGACGGCGGCCCGCTCACTGCAGAGTCCAGCCGGCCGGAGCGCACCGACTTCAGGGCGACTCTGAACCGGTCCTGGGTGAAGACCTACGAGGAGATTCTGGAGAACATCAGAACCAAGCGGGTCCAGGTGGTGGATGCCCGAGTAGAGGGTCGGTTCAGAGGCACCGAACCGGAACCAAGAGACG ACGTCCTACCTGGACATTTCCCTGGAACCATCAACATGCCGTTCACCAGTTTCCTGGACGACAGTGGGAAGCTGCATGGAGCTGAGCGTCTGTCTGAGATGTTCCAGGAGGCAGGTGTGGACCTCCAGAAGCCTCTGTGGGCTACGTGTGCGTTAGGTATTACGGCCTGTCAGGTAGCTCTGGCTGCTCACCTGCTGGGACACCCCGGGGTTTGTATCTACGACGGGTCCTGGACGGAGTTTTTCATGAAAGCGCCTCCAGAGTACATCATCTCTGAAGGAGAAGCCAAGAAGGTCTGA